The sequence ACCGCCGCGTGGCGGTTCTCGGCACCGAGCTTGGTGACGGCCGAGGAGAGGTAGTTGCGCACGGTCCCCGGCGACAGCGCGGCCCGCTCGGCGATCTCCGCGACCGGTGCCCCGTCGGCGGCCAGCTCCAGGACCTCGGCCTCCCGCGCGGTCAGCGGGGAGTCCCCGGCGGAGATCGCGTCGGCGGCCAACTCGGGATCCACGTAACGGTTTCCCGCGTGCACGGTGCGGATGATCTCGGCGAGCCGCCGGGCGCTGACCGTCTTCGGGACGAACCCGCGCACACCGGCCGCGAGCGCCCGTTTCAGATGCCCGGGACGGCCGTGCCCGGTGACGATCAGCACCCGGCAGCCGGGCAGTTCGGTACGCAGCGATGTGGCGACCTTCACACCGTCGGCGCCCGGCATCTGCAGATCCAGGACGGCGACGTCGGGCGCGTGCGCCCGCGCCATGGCCAGGGCCTCCGGCCCGGTCGCCGCCTCCGCGACGACCAGCAGATCGTCCTCCAGGGACAGCAGCGCGGCCAGCGCGCCCCGGATCAGATGCTCGTCGTCGGCGAGCAACAGCCGTACCGGTGCGCTCATGAGGTGACTCCTTTCACAGTGGTCAGCGGTACGTCCGCGACCAGCCGGAACCGGTCCCGTCCGGAGCCGACGTGGCCCGCCTCCAAGGTCCCGCCCACGGCGGCCAGCCGCTCCCGCAGCCCGGCCAGTCCCGAGCCGCCGCCGCTGCCGCCGCCGCTTCCGCCGGCCGCCACGGCTCCGTCGTTCTCCACCGTCAGCACCGCCCGCCCCTCACGCACCGTCAGCCCCACCTCGCACCGGCCGGGGTCCCCGTGCCGGAGCACGTTGGTGGCCGCCTCGCGCACCACCCAGCCGAGCGCGGACTGCACCTCGGCGGGCAGTCCGCCGGTCTCCGCGCGGACCTCGCAGTCGATCCCGGCCGCCGCCAGCACGCCCTGCGCACCGGCGAGTTCGGCGCCGAGGTCGGCCTCCCGGTAGCCGCGTACGACGGCGCGCACCTCCCGCTGGGTCTCCTGCGCGATGCGCTGCACCTCGATCATCTGCTCCACCGCCTCCGGCCGGCCCCGCCGGGCCAGCTGGACGGCCAGCTCACTCTTGAGGGAGATCACCGACAGGTTCCGGCCCAGCACGTCGTGCAGGTCCCGGCCGAACCGCAGCCGTTCCTCGGCGACGGCGAGCCGGGCCTCCACCTCGCGGGCGCGCTCCGCCTCCCACAGCACGGACAGCGTCCAGGCCCCGCACCGGCAGGCGAGCTGGGCGAACAGCACCATGAAGGCGGTGACCAGAGCGGTCCCGAGCAGCCCGGCGGCGGAGCGGTCGGCGAGCCCGAGAGCGGCCACCAGCGGCACCGAGAGCACGGCCGCGCCGCGCAGGAAGACCCGTACCGGGACGGTGAGGCCGTACAGCAGCG comes from Streptomyces sp. SCL15-4 and encodes:
- a CDS encoding sensor histidine kinase, which encodes MVGPIRRWQQRHWRERGKADRVELYTVVTWYVTTWFFVLSWLVLPLAAELVHRRPAAFLGVPLMLVAALQCAAATRLTRPALDHYLGRARLPAGAHRVPAVLLGLAVALIVALAAVGGAGRGTARLALGAVLLPFALLYGLTVPVRVFLRGAAVLSVPLVAALGLADRSAAGLLGTALVTAFMVLFAQLACRCGAWTLSVLWEAERAREVEARLAVAEERLRFGRDLHDVLGRNLSVISLKSELAVQLARRGRPEAVEQMIEVQRIAQETQREVRAVVRGYREADLGAELAGAQGVLAAAGIDCEVRAETGGLPAEVQSALGWVVREAATNVLRHGDPGRCEVGLTVREGRAVLTVENDGAVAAGGSGGGSGGGSGLAGLRERLAAVGGTLEAGHVGSGRDRFRLVADVPLTTVKGVTS
- a CDS encoding response regulator transcription factor, which gives rise to MSAPVRLLLADDEHLIRGALAALLSLEDDLLVVAEAATGPEALAMARAHAPDVAVLDLQMPGADGVKVATSLRTELPGCRVLIVTGHGRPGHLKRALAAGVRGFVPKTVSARRLAEIIRTVHAGNRYVDPELAADAISAGDSPLTAREAEVLELAADGAPVAEIAERAALSPGTVRNYLSSAVTKLGAENRHAAVRLARERGWV